One Streptomyces sp. CG4 genomic window, GAGGCCGCCTCCTCGAACCGGCCACTCGGTGGGTGCCCAGGACGACACCTGGACACCCACCTCTGCACCGTCACTCCCGGTCCGCCACGATCATGCCGACGCATTCGTCGAGCGCCGCATGCAAGGGCGGTACGAGGGCGGCGAGTTCGAGGTCCGACGCCTCCCCCGCCTCCAGTACGGCACCGACGACTGCCACCAGGACGGCGGCGGTCTCCAGGGCCTGCGCGTCGGCCGGCGCCTCAAGGGGACCGCCGGGGCGCGCGACCACGAGTGCCTCCTTGCCGGTGGCCGGGTCTACACCGATGCTGCGGAAACGCGGCATCCTCATGCGGCGGCCTCATGCGGCGCGTAGTCCTGGCCCAGGGGCGCGAGCACCGCCGCCCGACGCCGCTTCCGCTGAAGGCGCCGCCGGTCACGTTCGTCACGCTCGCGTTCCCAGACGGCGAGGTACGGCCGGACCAGGGGCAGACCGTCGGCGGCGATGACGTCCGCCGGGTACGGCCTCGGCCGAAGCGCAGGTGCGAGGCAGCGTGCGGGAACGGCCTGAGGGGCGGCGAGGGGCGGCGGCGTGTCGGCACGGTGCGCTCCGTGGGGAGGCAGGAGAAGGCTCAGGAACGCGGCCAGTAGTCTGCGGACCAGCGCAACGGCCCCTACACCTTCGCCACGCTGTTCCTCTCCCCCTCCTACCTCACCGCTGGCTGACGCAGCAGAGCCCCCGCCCGCTCCTCGCACCCCGAGCAGCGCCCTCAGGGCAACACCCTGCACAGCGCGTCCAACGCCCCCGCCCAAGCGCTGTCCGGTGGTGTCGCATAGCCCACGACCAGGGCGTCCAGGGGCTCGGTGGCAGCGGTCTCGTGGCGGTGGGCGGAGAGGCCCTGCAGGGCCAGGCCCTGCCAGGCGGCGGCCTGGATCACGGACTGTTCCAGGCCGGCCGGGAGGCGGAGCAGCGCGTGCAGGCCGGCGGCGATCCCGGTGACCGTGACCTCGGGGGCGCGGGCGGTCACGGCGGCGGCGAGGGCGTCGCGGCGGCGCCGGTAGCGCAGCCGGGCCGAGCGGACGTGGCGGTCGTACGCGCCGGAGGTGAGGAACTCGGCCAGGGTGAGCTGTTCGAGGACGCTCACCGTGTCGCTGCTGCCCTTGGCCGCCGCGGCCTCCGACGCCAGGGCCGGGGGCAGCACCATCCAGCCCAGCCGCAGCCCGGGCGCCAGGGACTTGCTCGCGGTGCCGAAGTAGAGCACGCGGTCGGGGTCGAGGCCCTGGAGGGCGCCGACGGGCTGGCGGTCGTAGCGGAACTCGCCGTCGTAGTCGTCCTCCAGGACCAGTCCGCCGGTGCGCCGGGCCCAGTCCACGACCGCGGCCCGCCGGTCGGGGTGCAGGGGTGTGCCCATGGGGAACTGGTGGGCGGGGGTCAGCAGGACGGCGCCGGCGTCGCCCGGCTCCCGGGTGTCGGTGCCGAGTTCGTCGTAGGGCAGCGCGGGGGTGGCGAGGCCTGCCTGCTGGAGCAGGCCCCGGTAGGCGTCGAGGCCGTACGACTCGACCGCCACCGTGCGCACCCCGCGCGCCGCGAGCACCGTGCCGGTGATGCGCAGGGCGTGCGCGAAGCCGGAGGTGATCAGGATGGTCTCCGGGTCGGTCCGGACGCCGCGCACGCGGGCGAGGTAGCCGGCGAGGGCGGTGCGCAGTTCCGGGCGGCCGCGCGGGTCGCCGTAGCCGAGGGCGTGGTACGGGGCGGTGGTCAGCGCGCGGCGGGCCGCCTTGAG contains:
- a CDS encoding PLP-dependent aminotransferase family protein, with the protein product MVESWATFGIDLHLEPTGAGGLRRGLTDALRDAVRSARLAPGTRLPSSRALAADLGIARNTVAEAYADLVAEGWLTARQGSGTRVAERAAVPPPSTATPPGAGAAPRQGQPARPTYSLLPGSPDLAAFPRAEWLKAARRALTTAPYHALGYGDPRGRPELRTALAGYLARVRGVRTDPETILITSGFAHALRITGTVLAARGVRTVAVESYGLDAYRGLLQQAGLATPALPYDELGTDTREPGDAGAVLLTPAHQFPMGTPLHPDRRAAVVDWARRTGGLVLEDDYDGEFRYDRQPVGALQGLDPDRVLYFGTASKSLAPGLRLGWMVLPPALASEAAAAKGSSDTVSVLEQLTLAEFLTSGAYDRHVRSARLRYRRRRDALAAAVTARAPEVTVTGIAAGLHALLRLPAGLEQSVIQAAAWQGLALQGLSAHRHETAATEPLDALVVGYATPPDSAWAGALDALCRVLP